The DNA window ATTTCATATGAGCTTTTACTCATAATTATCGGATTTAATTCTTATGCTTATTGcttcttttttaaatatttgagttGTTCTGAGTCTGACTATTCTATTGTGTTTTGAATTCATAATTATttatgatttgaaaaatcaccACTGTATAGCCACATTTGATTATTACCTGTCAACAAACCTCTATTCTAGTGTAGACTCATACCTAAGTGGTCTTCAAATTGCGTGGGTTGCTTGTTGGGCTGCAACCTTGGAGGCTTTGGGTGAGTTTGATTTATGCCAGAGTTGACTCCTATAAAGGTCTACTGGTTGCAAACCCCTAAACAGAAAGAAGGGTGAAAGAGGGGAAAAGGTTCGTGCACATTCCCACTATATGTTTTGCCACATTGACACGATGGTTTGGCATTTGGGTAACGTCATGAATAGACTACTAGTCAAATTTAGTGGCCCACTAAGAATTGACCTTTTCAAATTGTTTTGAAACCACTATAACTATGGTATTATACAAAGAGAAATGTGATTGATCTGAAACCCCTTCCAACCCCCGGCCCTTTTCAAAAACATAAAGAATCTCTGCAAATTATCACTTGTGATTGGGATTTCAGTACATTGTTTCATGCCACATTTAACATGATACGAGTTCTTTTCTGTCCCTTCTGCCTTGTTTGTGGGTTGGGCTGGTGTTAGGTTTTCATGTGATTGGTCCTACATTCTAACCTATCCCTTTGTCATCCATGACTGCCATTTCATTAGATTCATCCTCTGTTTGGAAAAGTGGTCTATATTCTTGTTTCTTGTTGGATGAAGTAACCGACTCTTGATTAAAAGCAAGAGTGCATAAAATGTGGTAGCTAGATATTCTATGCTTCTTAGATGTTATCCTCTGGCTGAGGCTACGTTCTTCACTGAGGCTACggtcttcttcatctttctaaCCAAATAATGAGAGTTCTCTGGGCTTGTGTGCTAGTTGGCTAGGCCAAGCCCTTATCTTCCTCTCTCTGTCTGTGCATCACATTTTTTACAAAGGTTttctccaaaaagaaaaaataaataaataaagaaatgttATTTTTGGGGGCGGGGGTTTGGGCAGCGCAGACTGCTTAGTGACATGTTTTCCCTAAATATTGGTAATGTTTTTATGTGGTAGAAAAAGTCTATGCCTAATTGGATGTGTTTTTTGTATGTGTAGGCTACTTTCGATTGTCTTCTGAAGATGTATGGTTTCCTGACTCCTGATTTCTGGAGGGAGACACGCTTCACAAAGTCTCCTTTCCAGGAGTACACAGATTTGTTGACAAAGCCTACAGCAAAGGCAATCATATTTGAAGAGGACAAGTTGGAGTAGATGTGTCACAGAAGGTCCCTTTTCTGGATGATTTTTTGTCTCTCTTCATCCCCCCCTCACCTTTCCTTTCTAATTAGATCTAGATTACAACTATTATTCTAGACGGCATGACCCGATTACATATTTTGTTTTCTGCTGAGCAACttgtttctttgttctcttgCTTTGGTGAATGTCTGTTGACTCATTTCATCTTGAATAATCCTAGTTTTCATGCTTCTTAATTTGGTTCTAAATGTTGTTGAGATGATGATgaaagggaatgaagaaatgaatGTTGCAGTTGGAGTGGGAACTAAATGTAAAGAAGATGTTGAAGACGATGGAGAAAGAGATTGCTTAGAGAAGGTGGAGATGGAGGTCCACAACCAGAAGCAGAATCAGAAAAAACTTGTTAGGCTTGACTCACTTGATCAAGAGGCCTCTCATATCTCTGGAATGGCGACCAAGACAACCAAGGtttgaactttttttctttttttcttttttttttgggatttctgaagtgggttctctctctctaacatcttcttattttgttttaacaGGCACTGTCCATAGCTGCTGTGATGAAGCTTGCCTTCCAAAGCATAGGAGTTGTATATGGAGATATTAGAACATCTCCTTTATATGTATTTGCGAGCACTTTTACAGACAGAGTCCCAACTAGTGACAACATCATTGGAGCTCTGTCTCTCATCATCTACTCTCTCACACTCTTTCCACTCATCAAATACGTATTCATCTTCCTCAGAGCCAATGAAAACGGCGACGGTAAAGCATAAAAAGCTTTCAATAGAGATTGTTAATTATTTGGGCAATATGTGAGTAGGGTACTTAGAATAATGggttttctgttttgaataATTTTCAGGTGGAACCTTTGCAATGTATTCATTGATTTCCAGGCATTCGAAGGTCAGTGCTATCCCAAACAGCCAACAAGGGGAAGATGAGATGAACCTTTCTGCTTATAAGTTGCAAATCCCTACAAAGCATTTGAAGAGAGCTGAGAAGATCAAAGCATCTCTGGAGAGAAGCTCCTTTGCTAAAACTGCCCTTCTAGCTGGATTCCCATCCAAGTACTTATTTCCAAGTACCAAGGGGTGTCAATCAAACGATTTGATTCCAAGtacttatttcctatttttatcGTCTATTATAAACAGCGTGGAAGATTTGTATATAGACTTTAGATATGAATATTTGGGAAGGATGATAAGTATCATTTTGTGTTTGGTCTTGGATGTGCACTCCCAAGGGCAAATTTGTCTTAAACATCATGCATGCTACTAGGGAAGTGATTATTGAGATTTAACAATGAGAATGTTGATTTTGGAGGAGGGGGTAATAACCTTGAAGCACCTATAACAATGCAATGTGGCATGTGGGTATGGTAATATTAATGTAATAATTATACTGGGTGCTATAGAAAAGATCTATGAAATTCACCTCATTTTTCACCAAACAGATAGTTGAATTTaacaacagagaagaagaagaaatgaatacTTGAAATTAACACATAACAAATATACACTTGACATAATTTGAAATATGCATAGCTAATTTCCAACTCTGCTGGAACTAACACTGAACATaacaaagaaagagggagaacAAAAAAAGTAGTAACATAGAGGAAAAAAAGCATCCACTGGCACAGTATGGAAAACCATAACACAAAGGGGTATCTCCTCTCCTTTATGAGACTCCGAATCGATGGTTCCATTATGAACCTCCTTTAAAGAAATATCTGATCCTTCAAATATGCTTCTCAAGAGACAGAAATGAAGAGCAGGAAACATACAAAGAGATCAGGATCAAGAACAAGCATGGACGAAGAAACTGATGAATCATCATAGACTGTTtcaccatagaagaagaagaagaagaagaagaagaagaaaaaatggaaaccgAATTTCCATAATATTAAGAACACGcataggaagaagaaaaaattcacATAAGAATCGAAATCTAACCTTAAATCAAGCTTCGATTCTAGTTCTTCAAACCTTGGAGTCGATCGTCTGATTTGGAAATagggtaaaccctagatatgaagtttacaacctgaaaaatagaaaccgaacttcaataatcttaataaaacacaaatgtaggccaagaatacaaagaagaggggaaatctcaccttcaatcaactcggttTTAGGTGTTTTTCTCAGATGCGTGCATCTGTCATGGACAGAGGGTAAACgtaagaaaccctaaacacaaaaaaagaagaagaaaaagagaaggaagaaagaagaaaaataagaagaagaagaagaagaagaaaacgaagacgaagacgaatacgaagaggaagaggaagaagaagaagatgaggaagaagaagaagacgagctgaagaagacgaagacgagaaagcagaggaagcagaggaagaagaagaagaagaagaagaagaagaagaagaagaagaagaggaagaggacgaTTTACCTGTTTCTCACCTCCGTCGCGTTGTTTCAGGGAGAACCTCGGTCGAGCTTCACCGTGAGAATCGCAGGAAACCGTGGATAATGAACTCAATGTGAATCCATGTTTTTTATACCAACCCAATAAACCGTGACTCGATTCCggattaacctattgaggttaatccGGATGAGTCATGGATTTTAGTTGAAATCCCTGATTCTACTGGCTACCACGACTCCGAATCGGcttttcacaaaaatgaaccaaacggtttaaatttaatgggaaactgattccc is part of the Macadamia integrifolia cultivar HAES 741 chromosome 9, SCU_Mint_v3, whole genome shotgun sequence genome and encodes:
- the LOC122088551 gene encoding potassium transporter 5-like, giving the protein MLLNLVLNVVEMMMKGNEEMNVAVGVGTKCKEDVEDDGERDCLEKVEMEVHNQKQNQKKLVRLDSLDQEASHISGMATKTTKALSIAAVMKLAFQSIGVVYGDIRTSPLYVFASTFTDRVPTSDNIIGALSLIIYSLTLFPLIKYVFIFLRANENGDGGTFAMYSLISRHSKVSAIPNSQQGEDEMNLSAYKLQIPTKHLKRAEKIKASLERSSFAKTALLAGFPSKYLFPSTKGCQSNDLIPSTYFLFLSSIINSVEDLYIDFRYEYLGRMISIILCLVLDVHSQGQICLKHHACY